The genomic region TTGGCGCCGTTGCTCGACCCTCCTGACGACGCCCAACTGGCGGCCGAGGATTACTGGCTATTCCTGCACCTGATCGTGGAGCGTATGGCCCACTACCGGTTCCTGTTCCAGGACTTGTCAAACTTGGCGGGGCGTTTGCCGAAACTGGCCAAGGGCATTCGCAACCTGCTGACGGCGCTCAAGCGCACGCTGGCCTCGTTGCTGGCCCGACTCAAGACGGATGGGCAATTGGTCAGTGACACCCAGGCGCTGGGGCAGTTGGTGGAACAGATCACCATGACCCTGCTGTTTTCCCTGGACTACCAACGGATTCTCGACCGTGAGGGTGAGGTGCGGGTGGTGGTGTACCAGATCATGATGCTGGTGGCGCCGCATCTTTTGATGCCGGCGAGGCTGGCGACAGAGAGGTTGGCGCTCAGGTACCTGGACGACGCGGACTAAAATGTGGGAGCGGGCTTGCTCGCGAAAGCGAAGTGTCAGTCAGCACATGTGTGACTGATCCACCGCTTTCGCGAGCAAGCCCGCTCCCACATTGGATTTGTGTTGTTCTGTAGATTCCATAAAAAACGCCCGACCTTTGCAGGCCGGGCGTTTTTAGGCGTCCCGTAAAAATCAGGACTGACTGGTAGGCGTCGGGGTTGCC from Pseudomonas yamanorum harbors:
- a CDS encoding TetR/AcrR family transcriptional regulator codes for the protein MKTRDRILECALQLFNHKGEPNVSTMEVANEMGISPGNLYYHFHGKEPLVLGLFERFQAELAPLLDPPDDAQLAAEDYWLFLHLIVERMAHYRFLFQDLSNLAGRLPKLAKGIRNLLTALKRTLASLLARLKTDGQLVSDTQALGQLVEQITMTLLFSLDYQRILDREGEVRVVVYQIMMLVAPHLLMPARLATERLALRYLDDAD